The bacterium region GCGAGGCCAGCCGCGCGGCGATGCGGGAGATCCTGGAGGACATCCGGTCCGGCGCGTTCGCCCGGCGCTGGATCCGCGAGGCGGAGTCCGGCGGCCGGGAGTTCCAGCGCATGCGCGAGCTCGAGCGCTCGCACCCCATCGAAGCCGTGGGCGCGGAGCTCCGCGCTCGCATGGCGTGGCTCCAGGAGGGACGATGAGCGGCATCCCACGGACCGAATGGATCTGGCGGGACGGCACGTTCATCCCGTGGGAGGCGGCGACGGTCCACGTGATGAGCCACGTGGTTCACTACGGCTCGTCATTCTTCGAGGGGATCCGCTGCTACTCCACGCCGAACGGCCCGGCCATCTTCCGGCTGCGCGACCACCTGCGCCGGCTCCACGACTCCTGCCGCATCTACCGCACCGAGCTCCCGTTCAGCGTCGAGACGCTCGCGCAGGCGTGCTGCGAGCTGGTCGCGCGCAACGGCCTGGAGGACTGCTACATCCGGCCGGTGGTGTTCCGGGGTGTGGGCGCTCCCGGCCTCAACCCGGCGGCCAGCCCGGTCGAGACGTACCTCGTCTGCTGGCCGTGGGGCGCGTACCTCGGCGCCGACGCGCTCGAGCGGGGCGTGGACGTCCGCGTCTCGAGCTGGAGCCGCATGGCGCCCAACACGTTCCCGGCCATGGCCAAGGCCGGCGGCAACTACATCGCCGCGCAGCTCATGAAGATGGAAGCGCTCGCGGACGGCTACGCCGAGGCGATCGCGCTGGACCCGAACGGCCTGGTGAGCGAGGGCAGCGGCGAGAACGTGTTCCTCGTGCGCGATGAGGTGCTCATCACGCCGGCGCTCAACGGCTCCTTCCTGCCGGGCATCACCCGGGACACGGTGATCACCCTCGCCCGCGACCTCGGCATCCCCGTCCGCGAGCAGGCAGTGCCCCGCGAGATGCTCTACATCGCGGACGAGGTGTTCCTCACCGGCACGGCCGCGGAGCTCACGCCCGTCCGGAGCGTGGACCGCATCCCGGTCGGGAACGGCACGGTGGGCCCGATCACGCGGGCGATCCAGCAGAAGCTCATGGACATCCTGCACGGCCGCGCACCGGACCACTACGGTTGGCGTACGCCGGTCGGGCAGCCCACCGCCACGGCGGTGGCGTGACGGAGACGCAGAGCGTGGACGGAGAGGGTATGGTCGGCACGCACGGGGAGACGCGGAGCGCGCGGAGCACCGGCCAGGACGGCCAGGGCGCACCGGCGGCCGGGCCGCGCGGGTACAGCTCCGTCATCGTCGATGGTCGCGACCGCGCGGCGGCGCGCGCGATGCTCCGCGCCGTCGGCCTCACGGACGAAGACTTCCGCCGCCCGCTCATCGGGATTGCCAACACCTGGGCCGAGGTCACGCCCTGCAACGTGCACCTGCGCGCGCTCGCCGAGCGGGTGAAGGAGGGCGTGCGCGAGGCCGGCGGCACGCCGCTGGAGTTCAACACCGTCGTCGTCTCCGACGGGATCACCATGGGCACCGAGGGGATGAAGGCCTCGCTCGTGAGCCGCGAGCTGGTTGCGGACTCCATCGAGCTGGTCGCGCGCGGCCACATGTTCGACGGCATCATCGCGCTCGCCGGATGCGACAAGACCATCCCCGGCGCGGCCATGGCCCTCGCGCGGCTGGACCGCCCCGGTCTCGTGCTGTACGGCGGCTCGATCATGCCGGGCCACCACCGCGGCCGCGACATCACGATCCAGGACGTCTTCGAGGCCGTGGGCGCGTGCGCTGCGGGCCGGATCAC contains the following coding sequences:
- a CDS encoding branched chain amino acid aminotransferase is translated as MSGIPRTEWIWRDGTFIPWEAATVHVMSHVVHYGSSFFEGIRCYSTPNGPAIFRLRDHLRRLHDSCRIYRTELPFSVETLAQACCELVARNGLEDCYIRPVVFRGVGAPGLNPAASPVETYLVCWPWGAYLGADALERGVDVRVSSWSRMAPNTFPAMAKAGGNYIAAQLMKMEALADGYAEAIALDPNGLVSEGSGENVFLVRDEVLITPALNGSFLPGITRDTVITLARDLGIPVREQAVPREMLYIADEVFLTGTAAELTPVRSVDRIPVGNGTVGPITRAIQQKLMDILHGRAPDHYGWRTPVGQPTATAVA